GGCCGGACGCGGTAGGAGACTGTCGCCGAGGCCGCTACACGGCTTTGCGGCGCGGGAATGACCAGGCGCTGCCCGGGCTGGAGCAGGTCCACACCCCGCAGGTCGTTTTGGCGGGCGATGGCCTCGACCGTGGTGCCGTGGGCAGAGGCGATGGCCCAAAGCGTCTCCCCGGGCTGGACGATGTGGGTGAAGGTGCTAGCGGAGGCCGCCCCGGTACCGAGGACGACCAGCAGAGCGGTGCAGACGAGAACGCGCATCGCCACCTCCGAAAAGATGACGGCCTGGCCGGGAAGCACGCGTTCCGGGGCGGAGCGACATCTGCTGGCTCCACGCGCAAACGCTTGCTATTTCCCCTTCTTCCCCCAAATCCCTCCCGGCAAGACGCCTTCCCACACTCAGGCAGCGACGGAGGTCAGAACTGCACCCGTACCGGCTCCCGCGCCGCCTCCTCCATCTCGAAGTACTCCCGCCTGCCGAAGCCCAGGGCGCCGGCCATCAGGTTGGCCGGGACCGACTGGCGCAGGTTCTCGTAGCGCAGCACGGTGTCGTTGTAGAACTGCCGGGCAAAGGCGATCTTGCTCTCCGTCCCCGCCAGCTCCTCCTGCAGGCGCTGGAAGGTCTCCGATGCCCGCAGCTGGGGGTAGTTCTCAGCCACAGCGAACAGGCTGCGCAGCGCCTGGGTGAGCACGTTCTCCGCCTGCGACTGCTCACCCACCGAGCCCGCCGCGATGGCCCGGGCCCGCGCCTCCGTCACCTGCTGGAAGACCTGCCGCTCGTGAGCGGCGTACCCCTTCACAGTCTCCACCAGGTTGGCGATGAGGTCGTAGCGCCGACGCAGCTGCACGTCGATCTGTGACCAGGCGTTGTCGATGCGGTTACGCAGGACGATGAGCCGGTTGTAGGTATAGACGGCGTAGAGCACGAACAAGGCCACAACGGCCAGCAGGACGTAGGTCATCCTCGCCTCCTTGGACAGGCCACGTGGGGAGAGCCTCTCTCCCTTTTCGCCGGGAAGGCCCCATCCCCTGTCCCCCGGAGGGCCTGGAGCAGGACCTGGTGGGGCACATGGTATAATACCTGCCGGGCAGCGCGTGCACTGGAGAGGGGGAACCTGACGTGCTGTTGATGAAGGTGCGAGGGGTGGCCCTGGACCAGCAGATGAACCCGGTCGTCCTGCTGGTGGATCAGCCGGAGACGATGGCCCTGCCCATCTGGATCGGGCAGGCGGAAGCCACGGCCATTGCCATGGAGCTGCAGGGCGTGCGCCCGCCCCGTCCCATGACCCACGACCTCCTCCGTGCCCTGCTCAACGAGCTGCACGTCAGCGTCTCCCGCATCGTGGTCACCGACGTACGCGACAACACCTACTTCGCCGAGATTCACCTGGCGCAGGACGGCGCAGTGCACGTCATCGACTCCCGCCCCAGCGACGCCATCGCCCTGGCCCTGCGCATGGAGGCCCCCATCTACGTGGAGGAGAAGGTGGCCGCCCAGGCCATCCAGCTGAAGAAGCCCTTCGACGACACGGAGATGGAGGAGTGGAAGAAGTTCCTGGAGCGGGTCAAGCCCTCAGACTTCCGCACCACGCACTGAACGGTCCCGGGGCGCTGGCCGCTGGCCTGGGGCTGGATCTTCACCACATGGTCAGGCCGCCGTCGATGACCAGCGTCTGTCCGGTAATGTAGGACGCCCGCGGCGAGGCCAGGAAGGTCACCGCCGCGGCCACCTCTTCCGGCTCGGCGAAGCGGCCGGCCGGAATCACCTCCCGCAGGCGCTCCCGCTGCGCCACCGTCAGGTGGGCCTGCGTCCGCGTCTCCACGTAGCCCGGGGCCACGGCGTTCACCCGGATGTGAGGAGCCAGCTCCACGGCCAGGGACCGGGTCAACATCACCAGCCCCGCCTTGGCCGCCGCGTAGTGTGCCGCCCCGCGGTCCACCAGGCCGCGGATGGAGGCCACGTTGACGATTGACCCGCCGCCGCGGCGACGCATGGCCGGCAGGACCGCGCGTACGCAGCGGACGGCGCCCAGGAGGTTGACCTCCAGCATCTGCCGCCAGTCAGCCTCGCTGAGGTTGGTGAAGGCGGCCCGCTGCACGATGCCCGCGTTGTTCACCAGGACATCCACGCCACCCAGGGCCTCCTCGGCCTGCCGCACCATGGCCGCCACCTGGGCCTCCTCCGCCACATCCACCCGAACCGCCAGGGCGCGGCGCCCCGCGGCACGCAGCGCCGCCGCCGCGGCCTGCGCCTCCGCTTCCGCCGTACGGTAGGTGAGCACCAGGGCACACCCCTCCCGCGCCAGGGCGGCGGCCACGGCCCGGCCGATTCCTCCGGCTGCCCCGGTGACGATGGCCACCTTGCCCACAAACTCCACAGCTCAGGTGGAGGAGAAGCCGCGGCGGTCGTAGGTGTACACCTTCCCGTTGGCCCGCAGGCGCACGGGATTGCGCCACAGGGAGTGCACCGCCTTGAGGAAGAGGGCGATGCGCTTGGGCTCCAGCTTCCGCTCCTCATCCGGGTGCACCAGGGTCAGATCGCGGTGGTCCCCTCCCAGCTCTACCTCCAAGTGGGGCTGCCCCTTGAACTGCTTCTGCTCGATGAGCATCTCCCGCACCCGCTGCACATCGTAGGACTTCTTCCGCTCCCGGGGATCGTAGACGAAGATGTCCAGACGGCGGATCAGGGCCTCGTCCAGCGCCTCCTGAATCAGCATCACGTCCTCGTAATAGGCGCGCACCTCCAGGGTGGCAGCGAACCCGCGGGCGTCCTTGATGGCCTTGTACAGATTGTAGCCGATGGTGTAGGGGGCGGGGCGGCTGGAGAGCTGGACGCAGACGGTCAGCCACTCCCGCGGGTCCAGCAGCTCCCGCAGCAGCTCCGCCTCGATGAAGGTGGCCCAGCCCTCATTGCTGATGTACGTGCGCTGAATCAAGTCAAAGTACTCCGCCTCCTCCCGCACCACCTGGAGGAGGTGCCGCTCGAAGTCCTCCAGGGGGGCCCGCTCCTCCAGAAAGTAGATCAGGCGGCGGCGGCGGGCTTCGGGGTTGCGCTCAAAGGCGTTGACCGTGGTGGCCACCGTGAGCAACGCGTCCAGTAGCTGCTCCACCCGGTCCTGGCCAAAGCGGGCAGCGTAGTGGCGGATGAGGCGAGCGTGTAGCTCCGCCTCATTGAGCATGTTCTTGTTGGACTTGCGGTACCAGTGATTGTTGGCAAAGAAATCCACGTGGCCGAAGACGTGGGCGATGACCAGCACGTTCTGCAGGTAGGTGTTGCTGGCGCGGAGGAAGGCGTGGGAGGGACGGGTGTTCAGCACCAGCTCCAGGATGGTGAAGACCTCCCGGCTCTGCTGCGCCACCAGTTCCTTGTACGCGCCGCCCCAGTACCAGTGGATGAAGCGGTTGGGCAGCCCCATGCTAGCCACCTCCGCCATCTCGTCGGAGTCGGTGATGCGGAAGTAGACCGGCTCGAAAGAGAGGCCCCGCGTCCGGGCCAGCGCCTCGATGCGCTCAATGATGGGGGCGTAGGCGTCCAGCGACCCCATGGCGGCGCTCCTCTCGCGCCAGGACCGTGAGGAAGTCGACCATGGCCGCGCGGATCGTGGCCACGTCCACCAGGTTGGCGAAGGTGGCGTTAGGGACGCGGCGCACCCGCTCCTGCACGTACTCGGAAAACCCGCCGATGCCCCGGCTGCCGGGGTTGACGTGGCCGTAGGCGATTAGGTCGAAGCGCTGCAGTGCCTCCTCGTAGCGGCGCTTGGCCAGGTCGAAGTCGCCGGAGCTGGTCTCCCCGTCGGTGAAGAGGAAGAGGAACTTGTCGTACTCGGTGGCGCCCTCCAGCAGCTCCATGGCCTTCTCGAAGCCGCTGCTGATGTGCGTCCCCCCCGAGGACTCCGCGCAGAAAAACTCGTCGCGCGACTTCTCCGCCGCCACGTCCTGAAAGACCACGTACCGCCGCAGGTTGGTGGGGTAGCGGCGCTCCAGGTAGTACCAGAGGACGAAGATGGTCTTGCGCACCAGGGCCAGGTACTCGCCACGCATGGATCCGGAGATGTCCAGCACGTAGACCTCCAGGGAACGGTGGTTGCGGTAGGTGGTGGGGTCCTCCACGAAGTACCAGCCGTCCTGGCGCAGATCCACGTCGTAGTCCAACACCCCGCGCTCGCGCACGGTGCGCAGCAGGGCGTGCAGCATGGTCTCCTCCAGGTTGAGGTCCGGGCGCAGGCCGATGCGGTCCAGGTCGTCCAGCTCCGGGAGCTCGTCGCTTTCCACCTCGCCACCTCGGCCGGTCACCCGCAGCGGCGGCAGGCGGATCTCCTCCAGGAGGACCTCCTGGGCCAGACGGACGAACTCGTCGAACTCCAGCTCGACGCGCACCTCCCGGCCGTGGTGGTCCCCGCCCAGCAGGCCGCCCAACGCCTGCACCTGTTCCTCGCTGCCCCGTCCCCCCGCCCCTCCCTGGCCCGCACCTGCCATCCCCCCGCCCTGAGCCAGCACCGCCGCCTCCTCCCCGTAGCGCAGCGTGGGCAGGTCCAGGGTGGTGATCTGTGTCTTCACCCGACCGTCCACGATGAGCTCCCGCTGCTGGATCAGCTCGTGCAGGTGCTGCTTCAGGTAGTCCCGCAGCAGCTGATCGTGCTGGTACTGGGCGATGCGTCCCCGGTGGATGCGCAGCCCCATGGCTAGAAGCTCCGCCCGATGATCTTGAAGAGGGAGCGGGCGCAGACGGGACAGTAGCCCCGCTGCTCCACCGCCGTCTGGTAGAGGACGTCCAGCAGCTCCTGGCTCTTCTGGTCCAGCTCCTCGCTCTTCTCGTAGAGGCGTAGCAGGTTCTTGATCTTGTTGAAGACGATCTCGTTGATCACCGGGCGCAGATGGTCGTTCTCCCGGTAGGAGAGGCGGCGCAGCTCCTCCCGCCGCTCCAGCAGCACGTTCTCGAAGGCCAGGCGGCCCTGGCGGCTGATCTGCCGCTTCTGCACCATGATCCCCTCGACCTCGTCCACCAGCTCCTTTTCCGCCTCGCTCAGGGGCGCGCCGCTGACGTGTCGGGCGGCCGCGTCCAGGTAGTTGAGGTAGAGGTTCTGCCCGTAGTCATAGAAGTGGGTGGGGACGATCTCCTCCACGATGGTGTCGATCTTGGAATTGACTAGCTCCGCTTTGGCCTCTTCGAACTGCTTCAGCAGCTCCTTAACGTTGAGGTCCTTGATGGACTGGTGCTGGAAGGTCCGTTCGATGGCCTCCGCCAGCACCTCCAGGTCCAGGCAGGACCCGGCCAGGGTGTAGGCGTAGGAGAAGGCGTCCTCGAAGAAGCGAGGGGAAAGGCCGCGCTGCCCCTGGGACTCCTCCCGCGTCTTCAGCGCGTAGCGTGCCGCCAGCTCCAGGGCGTCATCGGGGACGTGCTTGGCCTCCCCGCGCACCCGGTTGGCCCTCTGGATCAGGGTGGCGTAGATGCGCTTCTCCCCCTCCAGGTCCACGTTGTAGGGGAAGTCGATCTTGTGGATCCGCCCGCGCAGGGGCTCCATGATGTCTTCCGCCAGGAAGACGTTGTACTCGGGGTAGTTGCTGTGGCCGATCACCACCTCGTCCACGTGGACAGAGGGAAAGTTGGCCAGGTCGATGCGCTTGGACTGAATCAGCTCCAGCAGCAGGCTGAGCAGCTGGCGGCGGCTCTTGAAGACCTCGGTCCAGTCCAGGATGCCCCGGTTAGCCCAGATGAGCTTTCCCTCGAAGTCATAGGCGTCAGGATCGTAGGTGGAGCCCCGCTGGCGCAGCAGGGCGAAGTTGATGTTGCCCACAAAGTTGGTGATGTCCTCTCGCCGCAGGTCGGTGGGGGTGTGCTTGGCGATGCCCACCTTGTCCCGCGCCGAGATGAAGATGCGCCGCACTGGAACCTGCTCCCAGCCGTAGCGGGCGATATGGCGGTCACAGATGGGACAGGGCACTGCCTCCTCGTGCCAGTAGAGGCCACGCCGCTCCCGCTCGTCCGGCGGCACCAGGTCCAGGGGGTGCTGGTGGAACGGGCACCCCTCCACGGCCATGAGCAGCCCGGACTCTGTATGCGAGTATTCCTCCAGCCGTCGCTTCAACCGGTCCACGGTCATGGTCTTGCCCGATCCCTGCGGTCCCACCAGCAGCAGCAGGCGGCGCTCCATGCTCATGGAGTAGGCCTTGAAGTAGGCGACGATATCGGCCAGCTGCCGCTCCATGCCGTACACGCCCTCGAAGACCCGCGCCGGGCCCATGGTGTCGATCATGTCGGAGATATAGTGGTGCGTGGTACGACGGAGCCGGCGGTCCGTCTGGGCGGCGGCCAGATACTCTCCCACGGTCAACGGTAGCACCATGGCTATGCGTGACAACGCGGAGCGGTAAAGCGCGGTTCCCCGGCAGCAGAACTCTTGGCGGGCAGTATACGCATGACCGGGGTGCGCTGTCAAACGCCCCGGCCCGACCTGCAGGGACGCGCCGGCCCGCCCGGGCCGCCCCGCAGGCGCAGGGACGCCATCAGGCCACCCGGCGGGCAATGAAGACGGCGCGAGCCAGCACAGGGCTGACCTGCCTTCGCCGCCCGCCGGCCAGCAGCGCCAGGGCACCGTTGCGGCACCGCCGCAGGACGCGTACCCGGGCGCCGGGGACAAGCCCCAGCGCGGTGAGGCGGCGCAACACCCGCGAGTCCTCATCGCTGACCCGGGCCACCCGGCCCCGGTCGCCGGGCCGCAGCTCCTGCAGTCGGGGGTGGACCGGCTGCGGCAGCGTCCCTCTTCTAGTGGGGATGGGGTCCCCATGAGGGTCGGCCACGGGATCGCCCAGCAGCGCGGCCAGGCGTGCCTCCACCTCCTCGGAGAGGGAGTGCTCCATCTCCTCCGCCTCGCGGTGGATCTGGTGCAGGTCGAGGCCGAGGTGCTGGCGGAGGAAGAGCTCCAGGAGGCGGTGGTGCCGGATGACCTCCAGCGCCGCCTTCTCTCCACTCTCGGTAAGTTCCACGGTGCGGTAGGGCGCGTGGGCGACCAGACCCAGGCGGGCCAGGCGTTTCACCATGTTGGTCGCCGACGCCGCGGAGACACCCATCCGCTGCGCCACCGCCCCAAGGGTGACCGTCCCCTGCGCCTGGCGGATCTTGTAGATCCCCTTTAGGTAGTCCTGGATGGCCTGGCTCAGCGCGGTCACGGGAAGGCCCTACAGGGCCACGAACAGCCCGGTGAAGTACATGATGGCCAGGCCAAGGACGAAGCCGGCGGTGTTAAGCAACGTGGCCACCTCCCGGGCCGCCTCGCTGGCCACCAGGCGGCCCACCTCGACGACCACCTGGAAGATCGCTCCCGCCCCCACGGCCAGGAAGAGCGTGGCCAGAATGGGCGAATAGGTGAAGCCGCCGATCCAGGTACCGCCAATGGTGGGGGCGCCGGCAACCATCCCCAGCGCCAGCAGGTGGCGCAGGGCCGCCCCTTCGCGGGCCACGGGGGCGACGATCCCCAGGCCTTCGGTGGTGTTGTGCAGCATAAAGCCGGTAACCAGTAACGTGACCAGGGCGATCTGCCCCAGGTTGTAGGCAGCGCCGATGGCCAGACCCTCCCCCAGGTTGTGCAGTCCGATGCCTGCGGCGATCAGGTATGAGACCACCAGGCGCGATGAGGCCGCACGCCCCCCGGCCAGCCGGCCGACCACCAGCAGGGCAAGGATGCTGCCCAGCAGGCCCATGGCCACCAGCGCGGTGCCACGGAGCGCACCCGGCACCGCCCCCGCCGAGGACAGCGCCCCTTCCAGGGCGTCCACACCCAGAAAGACCAGCAACCCCGCCGTCAGGCTGAGGAAGAAATGCACCCAGCGCCGGGACAGGCGGCGCAGGAACGGAAACCAGAGCACCCCCACAAAGACCGGGACGACGCCCACATAGGCGCCCAGCAACGTGAAGGAGAGCAGGAACGCCCGGGTGGGGCGCGGGGATTCCGTGGCCACCTCCACGATGTGGGCGAAGGTCAGACCGCTACCGGTGAGGACGGTGATGGTGTGCGCCTCTCCCTGCACCCAGGGATAGGGGATGGTGATGGTGGCTCGACCCAGGCGGGGGAGTGTAGGTCCGGGATGGATGGTGAAGTGCCAGTAGGCGTCGTCCACCAGGACCTGAGCCACCGTCACCGCTGCGGGCCCGCCGTTGGTCAGGAAAACCTCCATTAGCCCCGGCCGCAGCGCCACCCGGGTGATGGTCAGGTCCTCCACCGGAGGGAAGGCGGCGCGCAGGACGCCCAGGGGCCCGACGCGCAGGAAGAAGAGGACGAACAGCCCAAGGAGCACCAGGGGGAGCAGTGCGTAGCCCCACACCCTGCCCCGGGAAGCCACCGGGGTGGAGCCTGCGGCGGCTGATTCAGACGCCATGGTCGCTCACCTCGAAGAAGCCCATCCAGCCCAGCTCGGTGAACTCCGACTGGTGTGCGTGGAACATGTAGCGGCCGGGATAGGGGAAGCGCAGCTCCAGCACCGCCCGCTCCGCCTGGCAGAGCATGATGGTATCGGTGTACTCCCAGGCCTGGAGGCGGGTTCCGGTCCGGTAGACGTGAAAGAAGTTGCCGTGGATATGGAGGGAGTTGATGGGGTCGAACTCGGTCATGTTCACCAGGTAGATGCGCACCAGCTCGCCCCGGCGCACCCGGATGGGGTGGCGGGCGTAGTGAAAAGCCACGGTGTTCACCGCGTAGACCTCGTTCTTCCCGTCGAAGTTGGTATCGAAGGCGTTCATCACCATGACCAGCTCGCGCGCCGGGGGCCGCCCCGTCGCCGGGTCGATGATGAAGACCCCGTACAGCCCCTTGGCGATGTGCCGTTTCAGGGGCAGGGCGTGGCAGTGGTAGAGGTGCAGGCCGAAAGGCTCGGCGTCGAAGTGGTAGACCGTGCTCTTTCCCGGGGGGACCTCCCCTGCACCTAATCCGGGGACGCCGTCCATGGCCGCGGTGTGGATGCCGTGAAAGTGGATGGTGTGCGGATGGGTGCCGGCGTTCACCAGCTTTACCCGGATGCGTTCTCCCTCCCGCGCCCGCAGCGTCGGCCCGGGCACCGTGCCGTTGAAGGTCCAGGCGGGGAAGATCACCCCCGGGGCGATCTCGATGGGTTTGTCGTAGGCCACTACCTGGAACTCCCGCAGGGTCCGCCCGTCCGGCAGCCGGCTGACCCTCCCCCGCTCGAAGGCCGTGAGGAAGGCGCTGGGATCGTAGGCCATCCGCCGCACATCTACCTCTCCCACCGCGGTGTTGAGGCCGTGGGCCGGGGGCGCCGCAGACCCCGCGGGCACAGCCGGCGGCACGTGCTCCCCTGGCGGAGGCGACTGCCCGGCGGGAAAGCCCCGGGCCGCCAGAGGCAGCAGACCGGCACCGCCGACTAGACCCGCGGCGGCAGCCAGAAACCCGCGCCGGGAGAGGAAGTTTGAAACCATGGAGCTCATCGCCTCTCTGGTGGCGCCCGGGGCGCCACTCCTTTTTTAGCCTTGGCTAAATCCAAGCACCGCCGCGCCGCGACGTCAAGGGCGGGCTGTGGCGCAACGGGCACAGGCAGGAGTGCAGGGCTCCACGTGGATGGTGATGTCGGTGTGCGGTAGCGCCTGTTGCACGTGCGCTTCCAGGTCATCGCACAGGGCGTGCGCCTGCCCCACGGAGAGGGTGCGGTGCAGGACCAGGTGCAGGTCGATGAACCGGTCCCGCCCCGCCTTGCGTGTGCGCAGGGCATGGTACTCCACGATCTCGTCGGTGTGGTCCGCCAGGATGGCGCGGATCCTGGCCTCCTCGGCCGCGGGGAGACGGGTGTCCATCAGGCCGGAAAGGGAGGCGCGGTAGACCCGCGCGCCCATGCGGATGACGTGGGCGCCGACCAGCAGCCCTACCAGCGGGTCCAGCCAGAGCAGCCCGGTGGAAAGCTGCGCGCCCAGGCCGGTGATGACGGCCAGGGAGGTGGCCACGTCGGCGAACAGATGCCGTGCGTCCGCCTCCAGCGCCGCGGAGTCGCGCTCCCGGGAGACGCGCAGCAACCAGCGGGCCACCAGGTAGTTCACCAGCGCCGCCAGAGCCACCAGCCCCACACCCAGGGGGAGGTAGGCCAGCGGGGCGGGATGCAGCAGGCGGCGAGCCGCATTCACCATGACCACCGCGCCGGCCAGGAGGATCATGACGCCCTCGCTGGCGC
The Armatimonadota bacterium genome window above contains:
- a CDS encoding metal-dependent transcriptional regulator translates to MTALSQAIQDYLKGIYKIRQAQGTVTLGAVAQRMGVSAASATNMVKRLARLGLVAHAPYRTVELTESGEKAALEVIRHHRLLELFLRQHLGLDLHQIHREAEEMEHSLSEEVEARLAALLGDPVADPHGDPIPTRRGTLPQPVHPRLQELRPGDRGRVARVSDEDSRVLRRLTALGLVPGARVRVLRRCRNGALALLAGGRRRQVSPVLARAVFIARRVA
- a CDS encoding cation diffusion facilitator family transporter — protein: MVAPAPVRVRAALLAVAVGVLLLVLKFVAYLLTGSAAILSDAAESVVNVLAANIALFSLVVASRPPDEGHQYGHGKAEYLSSASEGVMILLAGAVVMVNAARRLLHPAPLAYLPLGVGLVALAALVNYLVARWLLRVSRERDSAALEADARHLFADVATSLAVITGLGAQLSTGLLWLDPLVGLLVGAHVIRMGARVYRASLSGLMDTRLPAAEEARIRAILADHTDEIVEYHALRTRKAGRDRFIDLHLVLHRTLSVGQAHALCDDLEAHVQQALPHTDITIHVEPCTPACARCATARP
- a CDS encoding multicopper oxidase domain-containing protein: MSSMVSNFLSRRGFLAAAAGLVGGAGLLPLAARGFPAGQSPPPGEHVPPAVPAGSAAPPAHGLNTAVGEVDVRRMAYDPSAFLTAFERGRVSRLPDGRTLREFQVVAYDKPIEIAPGVIFPAWTFNGTVPGPTLRAREGERIRVKLVNAGTHPHTIHFHGIHTAAMDGVPGLGAGEVPPGKSTVYHFDAEPFGLHLYHCHALPLKRHIAKGLYGVFIIDPATGRPPARELVMVMNAFDTNFDGKNEVYAVNTVAFHYARHPIRVRRGELVRIYLVNMTEFDPINSLHIHGNFFHVYRTGTRLQAWEYTDTIMLCQAERAVLELRFPYPGRYMFHAHQSEFTELGWMGFFEVSDHGV
- a CDS encoding metal transporter, which codes for MASESAAAGSTPVASRGRVWGYALLPLVLLGLFVLFFLRVGPLGVLRAAFPPVEDLTITRVALRPGLMEVFLTNGGPAAVTVAQVLVDDAYWHFTIHPGPTLPRLGRATITIPYPWVQGEAHTITVLTGSGLTFAHIVEVATESPRPTRAFLLSFTLLGAYVGVVPVFVGVLWFPFLRRLSRRWVHFFLSLTAGLLVFLGVDALEGALSSAGAVPGALRGTALVAMGLLGSILALLVVGRLAGGRAASSRLVVSYLIAAGIGLHNLGEGLAIGAAYNLGQIALVTLLVTGFMLHNTTEGLGIVAPVAREGAALRHLLALGMVAGAPTIGGTWIGGFTYSPILATLFLAVGAGAIFQVVVEVGRLVASEAAREVATLLNTAGFVLGLAIMYFTGLFVAL
- a CDS encoding DUF444 family protein, coding for MGLRIHRGRIAQYQHDQLLRDYLKQHLHELIQQRELIVDGRVKTQITTLDLPTLRYGEEAAVLAQGGGMAGAGQGGAGGRGSEEQVQALGGLLGGDHHGREVRVELEFDEFVRLAQEVLLEEIRLPPLRVTGRGGEVESDELPELDDLDRIGLRPDLNLEETMLHALLRTVRERGVLDYDVDLRQDGWYFVEDPTTYRNHRSLEVYVLDISGSMRGEYLALVRKTIFVLWYYLERRYPTNLRRYVVFQDVAAEKSRDEFFCAESSGGTHISSGFEKAMELLEGATEYDKFLFLFTDGETSSGDFDLAKRRYEEALQRFDLIAYGHVNPGSRGIGGFSEYVQERVRRVPNATFANLVDVATIRAAMVDFLTVLAREERRHGVAGRLRPHH
- a CDS encoding LysM domain-containing protein; amino-acid sequence: MRVLVCTALLVVLGTGAASASTFTHIVQPGETLWAIASAHGTTVEAIARQNDLRGVDLLQPGQRLVIPAPQSRVAASATVSYRVRP
- a CDS encoding bifunctional nuclease family protein, whose amino-acid sequence is MKVRGVALDQQMNPVVLLVDQPETMALPIWIGQAEATAIAMELQGVRPPRPMTHDLLRALLNELHVSVSRIVVTDVRDNTYFAEIHLAQDGAVHVIDSRPSDAIALALRMEAPIYVEEKVAAQAIQLKKPFDDTEMEEWKKFLERVKPSDFRTTH
- a CDS encoding glucose 1-dehydrogenase, with protein sequence MGKVAIVTGAAGGIGRAVAAALAREGCALVLTYRTAEAEAQAAAAALRAAGRRALAVRVDVAEEAQVAAMVRQAEEALGGVDVLVNNAGIVQRAAFTNLSEADWRQMLEVNLLGAVRCVRAVLPAMRRRGGGSIVNVASIRGLVDRGAAHYAAAKAGLVMLTRSLAVELAPHIRVNAVAPGYVETRTQAHLTVAQRERLREVIPAGRFAEPEEVAAAVTFLASPRASYITGQTLVIDGGLTMW
- a CDS encoding SpoVR family protein, which encodes MGSLDAYAPIIERIEALARTRGLSFEPVYFRITDSDEMAEVASMGLPNRFIHWYWGGAYKELVAQQSREVFTILELVLNTRPSHAFLRASNTYLQNVLVIAHVFGHVDFFANNHWYRKSNKNMLNEAELHARLIRHYAARFGQDRVEQLLDALLTVATTVNAFERNPEARRRRLIYFLEERAPLEDFERHLLQVVREEAEYFDLIQRTYISNEGWATFIEAELLRELLDPREWLTVCVQLSSRPAPYTIGYNLYKAIKDARGFAATLEVRAYYEDVMLIQEALDEALIRRLDIFVYDPRERKKSYDVQRVREMLIEQKQFKGQPHLEVELGGDHRDLTLVHPDEERKLEPKRIALFLKAVHSLWRNPVRLRANGKVYTYDRRGFSST
- a CDS encoding LemA family protein; amino-acid sequence: MTYVLLAVVALFVLYAVYTYNRLIVLRNRIDNAWSQIDVQLRRRYDLIANLVETVKGYAAHERQVFQQVTEARARAIAAGSVGEQSQAENVLTQALRSLFAVAENYPQLRASETFQRLQEELAGTESKIAFARQFYNDTVLRYENLRQSVPANLMAGALGFGRREYFEMEEAAREPVRVQF